Proteins encoded together in one Prunus dulcis chromosome 3, ALMONDv2, whole genome shotgun sequence window:
- the LOC117622671 gene encoding phosphoenolpyruvate/phosphate translocator 2, chloroplastic-like, with protein MIQGTALALSPSTSFLKPPCRNSIPKPSQLSASTSLIQLDNLTCVHRLSWQTLFYTFSSSSSSFPSFNKISASFLFSSRRYDDLKVRAAPESAEEASNPSGMVKTLQLGALFGIWYLLNIYFNIYNKQVLKVYPFPATMTAFQFGCGTMMILLMWAFNLYPKPNITRSQLGAIVPLAVAHTMGNLLTNISLGKVAVSFTHTIKAMEPFFTVLFSALLLAERPTVWVVSSLVPIVGGVALASFTEASFNWIGFSSAMASNLTNQSRNVLSKKLMVKESLDNINLFSVITIISFILLVPSAILLEGVKFTPAYLHSAASQGLNVRELCVRSLLAGFCFHTYQQVSYKILEMVSPVTHSVGNCVKRVVVIVSTVIFFQTPVSPINSLGTGLALAGVFLYSRAKTIKPKPN; from the exons ATGATTCAGGGCACTGCGCTTGCTCTGTCTCCTTCCACCTCATTTCTCAAACCTCCGTGTCGAAACTCTATTCCTAAACCCTCTCAACTTTCGGCCTCAACGTCTTTGATTCAACTTGACAATCTCACTTGTGTCCATAGGCTCTCATGGCAAACACTTTTTTacacattttcttcttcatcttcttcttttccgaGCTTCAATAAAATCTCTGCTTCCTTCCTTTTCTCGAGTCGAAGATATGATGATTTGAAGGTCAGGGCTGCTCCCGAGAGTGCTGAAGAGGCTTCGAATCCGAGCGGGATGGTTAAGACTTTGCAGCTTggtgctttgtttggaatttggTACCTTTTGAATATTTACTTCAACATCTACAACAAACAG GTTCTGAAAGTCTATCCGTTTCCAGCAACGATGACGGCGTTTCAGTTTGGCTGCGGGACTATGATGATTTTGTTGATGTGGGCTTTTAACCTCTACCCCAAGCCAAACATCACTCGCTCACAG CTTGGAGCAATTGTACCGCTGGCTGTGGCACATACAATGGGCAACCTATTGACTAACATCAGTCTTGGGAAAGTTGCCGTTTCCTTCACTCACACAATCAAAGCCATGGAGCCCTTCTTCACGGTCCTGTTCTCTGCCCTCTTACTTGCAGAG AGGCCGACTGTCTGGGTGGTTTCTTCTCTTGTGCCAATTGTAGGTGGAGTGGCATTGGCATCCTTCACCGAGGCCTCTTTTAATTG GATTGGTTTCAGCAGCGCAATGGCCTCTAATCTTACTAACCAATCGCGTAATGTACTCAGCAAGAAGCTCATGGTTAAG GAATCTTTGGACAATATCAATCTCTTCTCAGTGATAACTATCATTTCCTTCATCCTGTTGGTTCCTTCGGCGATTCTCTTGGAAGGCGTTAAATTTACTCCTGCATACCTGCATTCAGCT gCAAGCCAAGGATTGAATGTCAGAGAGTTATGCGTGAGATCTCTTCTGGCTGGGTTCTGCTTCCATACTTATCAGCAG GTGTCTTATAAGATACTGGAGATGGTATCGCCGGTGACTCACTCAGTAGGGAACTGTGTGAAGCGTGTGGTGGTGATAGTCTCCAcagtcatcttcttccaaacACCCGTCTCACCCATAAATTCTCTCG GGACTGGTCTGGCTCTTGCTGGAGTCTTCTTGTATTCAAGAGCAAAGACAATAAAGCCAAAGCCCAATTAA
- the LOC117621271 gene encoding tRNA (adenine(58)-N(1))-methyltransferase catalytic subunit trmt61a, producing the protein MLPIDSTKKLSFTRCIRDGDLVIVYERYDNMKAIEVCDGSVLENRFGVFKHSDWVGKQFGSKVFSTKGGFVYLLAPTPELWTLVLSHRTQILYIADISFVIMFLEIVPGCLVLESGTGSGSLTTSLARAVAPKGHVYTFDFHEQRAVSAREDFEKTGLSNLVTVGVRDIQGEGFPDELSGMADSVFLDLPQPWLAIPSAGKMLKQDGILCSFSPCIEQVERASETMRSSFTDIRTFEILLRTYEVREGKLDDFQGDEAASLGSLPRKRRQRSNEGSNVRETTGPPTVMARPCSEAKGHTGYLTFARLKCLS; encoded by the exons ATGTTGCCCATTGATTCAACAAAGAAGTTATCTTTTACTCGCTGTATTCGTGATGGAGATTTGGTTATTGTCTATGAGAGGTATGACAACATGAAAGCTATTGAAGTATGTGATGGTTCTGTACTCGAAAATCGGTTTGGCGTGTTTAAACATTCAGACTGGGTAGGAAAGCAATTTGGTTCCAAGGTTTTCAGCACCAAGGGTGGATTTGTTTACTTGTTAGCTCCTACTCCTGAACTTTGGACTTTGGTTCTAAGCCACAGGACTCAGATTCTCTATATTGCGGACATTAGCTTTGTAATCATGTTCTTGGAAATAGTTCCTGGCTGTTTGGTTCTTGAGTCAGGGACTGGAAGTGGATCTTTAACTACATCACTTGCAAGGGCTGTAGCTCCTAAAGGACATGTCTATACATTTGATTTCCATGAGCAAAGGGCGGTCTCTGCTAG GGAGGATTTTGAGAAGACGGGATTAAGCAACTTGGTCACTGTAGGAGTTAGAGATATTCAGGGTGAAGGATTTCCAGATGAACTTTCTGGGATGGCAGATTCTGTCTTCCTGGACCTACCCCAACCCTGGTTGGCCATCCCATCAGCTGGGAAAATGCTGAAACAAGATGGGATATTATGCTCCTTCTCCCCATGTATTGAGCAGGTGGAACGAGCGTCAGAGACTATGAGATCAAGCTTTACAG ATATAAGGACATTTGAGATACTCCTTCGGACATATGAAGTTCGAGAAGGGAAATTGGATGACTTCCAGGGTGACGAAGCTGCTTCTCTTGGATCTCTTCCACGCAAAAGGCGGCAGCGATCAAATGAAGGAAGCAATGTGCGAGAAACTACTGGTCCTCCCACAGTCATGGCTAGGCCGTGCAGCGAGGCCAAAGGTCACACTGGCTATTTGACATTTGCAAGACTTAAATGCCTCTCATAA